Proteins encoded together in one Solanum lycopersicum chromosome 7, SLM_r2.1 window:
- the LOC101266532 gene encoding probable galactinol--sucrose galactosyltransferase 6 isoform X2 → MTITPAIRISDRKLMVKDRTILTNVPDNVLTTPGAASGPLEGVFLGAEFDQDNNRHVVPLGKLQDVRFLSCFRFKLWWMAQKMGDKGSEIPMETQFLLVETTDGSHLGSNDNKNDDNIVYAVFLPLIEGSFRAVLQGNAEDELELCLESGDKDTVGSAFNQAVYIHAGSDPFIVITEAIRAVKLHLKTFRQRHEKKLPKIVDYFGWCTWDAFYQEVTQEGVEAGLKSLTAGGIPPKFIIIDDGWQSVGGDPEVDKPLMRLTGLKENEKFQKKEDPTLGIKNIVNIAKEKYGLNYVYVWHAITGYWGGVRPGVKGMEEYGSVVKYPDITKGVMENEPGWKTDAIAVQGLGLVNPKSAYKFYNEMHSYLASAGVDGLKVDVQCILETLGGGLGGRVELTKQYHQALDASVARNFPDNGCIACMSHNTDALYCSKQTAVVRASDDFYPRDPASHTIHIACVAYNSVFLGEIMLPDWDMFHSLHPAAEYHGSARALSGGPVYVSDAPGKHNFDVLRKLVLPDGSILRARLPGRPTKDSLFTDPSRDGVSLLKIWNMNKYTGVLGIYNCQGAAWSTVERKTTFHKTNSEAITGYIRGCDVHFISEAALDPNWSGDTVLYSHGSAELVVLPYNAAMPVSFKILEHETYTVTPIKVLAPGFSFAPLGLIDMYNAGGAIEGLKYEVKAGAELSELEAGYQGEGNLVAEDKIENLSTEAVAVVSMEVRGCGRFGVYSSVKPRKCSVGGDMVDFAYNSESGLLTLNLDAMPPADQKVHIIEVEV, encoded by the exons ATGACGATTACTCCAGCGATAAGGATTTCTGACAGAAAACTGATGGTGAAAGACAGAACAATATTAACAAATGTACCCGACAACGTACTCACCACTCCCGGTGCTGCATCAGGTCCATTAGAGGGTGTATTTCTTGGTGCAGAATTTGATCAAGACAACAACCGCCATGTTGTGCCTCTCGGGAAATTACAGGATGTTCGGTTCTTGTCTTGTTTCAGGTTCAAGTTATGGTGGATGGCTCAGAAAATGGGTGATAAGGGAAGTGAAATCCCAATGGAAACACAATTTCTTCTTGTTGAAACAACAGATGGATCTCATCTCGGATCCAACGACAACaaaaatgatgataatattGTGTATGCTGTTTTCCTTCCATTAATTGAAGGTTCATTTCGAGCTGTTCTTCAGGGTAATGCTGAAGACGAGCTCGAATTATGCCTTGAAAGTGGCGATAAGGACACTGTTGGATCAGCATTTAATCAAGCAGTTTATATTCATGCTGGCAGTGATCCGTTTATCGTAATCACGGAGGCGATAAGGGCGGTGAAGTTACATCTCAAGACTTTCCGCCAACGGCACGAGAAGAAGCTCCCCAAAATTGTTGATTACTTTGGGTGGTGTACTTGGGATGCTTTTTATCAAGAAGTTACTCAAGAAGGCGTTGAAGCCGGACTCAAAAGTCTTACAGCTGGTGGTATTCCGCCAAAATTCATCATCATCGACGATGGCTGGCAGTCAGTCGGTGGTGATCCAGAAGTTGATAAACCATTGATGAGACTTACAGGATTAAAAGAAAACGAAAAATTTcagaagaaagaagatccaACATTGGGGATTAAAAACATTGTGAATATAGCTAAAGAGAAATACGGCCTGAACTATGTGTATGTATGGCACGCAATAACGGGTTATTGGGGCGGAGTCCGACCCGGAGTTAAGGGGATGGAGGAATACGGATCGGTTGTGAAGTACCCAGATATTACAAAAGGAGTGATGGAGAATGAACCGGGATGGAAAACGGATGCAATTGCGGTTCAAGGTTTGGGTTTGGTTAACCCGAAAAGTGCTTATAAGTTTTATAACGAAATGCATAGTTATTTGGCATCAGCTGGAGTGGATGGGTTGAAGGTGGATGTGCAGTGTATACTGGAGACTTTAGGGGGTGGTTTAGGGGGTCGGGTTGAGCTCACTAAACAGTATCATCAAGCTCTTGATGCTTCTGTTGCTCGGAATTTTCCTGATAATGGTTGCATTGCTTGCATGAGCCACAATACTGATGCACTTTACTG TTCAAAGCAGACGGCAGTTGTGAGAGCATCAGATGACTTCTATCCAAGAGATCCAGCTTCGCACACCATTCACATTGCTTGTGTGGCATACAACAGTGTGTTCCTTGGAGAAATTATGCTGCCTGATTGGGACATGTTCCACTCCCTTCATCCAGCAGCCGAGTATCATGGCTCAGCGAGGGCGTTGAGTGGTGGACCTGTCTATGTGAG TGATGCACCTGGCAAGCACAACTTTGATGTTCTGAGGAAGCTTGTTCTTCCCGATGGTTCAATTCTTCGTGCTCGTTTGCCTGGTCGACCTACAAAGGACTCCCTTTTCACTGATCCTTCTCGTGATGGTGTTAG CCTTTTGAAGATATGGAACATGAACAAATACACTGGTGTTCTTGGAATATACAACTGCCAAGGTGCTGCGTGGAGCACGGTTGAGAGGAAGACCACATTCCACAAAACCAACTCAGAGGCGATAACAGGCTATATCAGGGGCTGTGATGTCCATTTCATATCTGAAGCTGCCTTGGACCCCAACTGGAGTGGAGACACAGTTCTTTACTCTCATGGAAGTGCTGAGCTTGTTGTTCTCCCGTATAATGCAGCAATGCCTGTTTCTTTTAAGATCCTTGAGCACGAGACATACACTGTCACGCCTATTAAGGTCTTGGCTCCTGGCTTCAGCTTTGCACCTTTGGGGCTTATTGATATGTACAATGCTGGTGGGGCAATTGAAGGACTAAAATACGAGGTGAAGGCAGGCGCAGAATTGTCTGAACTCGAGGCTGGATATCAAGGTGAAGGAAATCTTGTGGCTGAAGATAAAATTGAGAACTTGAGCACAGAAGCAGTTGCAGTAGTGTCGATGGAAGTAAGGGGATGTGGCCGATTTGGTGTTTACTCATCTGTCAAGCCGAGGAAGTGCAGTGTGGGTGgagatatggttgattttgccTATAACTCAGAATCTGGTTTGTTAACTTTGAATCTTGATGCTATGCCTCCAGCAGATCAGAAAGTGCACATCATTGAAGTTGAAGTATAG
- the LOC101266532 gene encoding probable galactinol--sucrose galactosyltransferase 6 isoform X1, translated as MQLSFSRPKSPMMFDLISISSHHPNSIINTINRPIQNPKIPSFFSSTTTHFSYSFNKYSNPLQFSVSSPTTSVLAHKGSEVEFEKGLEEEEAAAKTVVDAAMTITPAIRISDRKLMVKDRTILTNVPDNVLTTPGAASGPLEGVFLGAEFDQDNNRHVVPLGKLQDVRFLSCFRFKLWWMAQKMGDKGSEIPMETQFLLVETTDGSHLGSNDNKNDDNIVYAVFLPLIEGSFRAVLQGNAEDELELCLESGDKDTVGSAFNQAVYIHAGSDPFIVITEAIRAVKLHLKTFRQRHEKKLPKIVDYFGWCTWDAFYQEVTQEGVEAGLKSLTAGGIPPKFIIIDDGWQSVGGDPEVDKPLMRLTGLKENEKFQKKEDPTLGIKNIVNIAKEKYGLNYVYVWHAITGYWGGVRPGVKGMEEYGSVVKYPDITKGVMENEPGWKTDAIAVQGLGLVNPKSAYKFYNEMHSYLASAGVDGLKVDVQCILETLGGGLGGRVELTKQYHQALDASVARNFPDNGCIACMSHNTDALYCSKQTAVVRASDDFYPRDPASHTIHIACVAYNSVFLGEIMLPDWDMFHSLHPAAEYHGSARALSGGPVYVSDAPGKHNFDVLRKLVLPDGSILRARLPGRPTKDSLFTDPSRDGVSLLKIWNMNKYTGVLGIYNCQGAAWSTVERKTTFHKTNSEAITGYIRGCDVHFISEAALDPNWSGDTVLYSHGSAELVVLPYNAAMPVSFKILEHETYTVTPIKVLAPGFSFAPLGLIDMYNAGGAIEGLKYEVKAGAELSELEAGYQGEGNLVAEDKIENLSTEAVAVVSMEVRGCGRFGVYSSVKPRKCSVGGDMVDFAYNSESGLLTLNLDAMPPADQKVHIIEVEV; from the exons ATGCAATTGAGCTTCAGCAGACCAAAATCACCAATgatgtttgatttgatttctaTTTCTAGCCATCACCCTAATTCCATCATCAATACTATAAATAGGCCAatccaaaaccccaaaatcccatCATTCTTCTCTTCTACAACAACCCATTTTTCATACTCATTCAACAAATATAGTAACCCTTTACAATTCTCTGTTTCATCACCTACCACTTCAGTTCTTGCTCACAAA GGAAGTGAAGTAGAATTTGAGAAAGGGCTAGAAGAGGAGGAAGCAGCAGCAAAAACAGTAGTTGACGCTGCCATGACGATTACTCCAGCGATAAGGATTTCTGACAGAAAACTGATGGTGAAAGACAGAACAATATTAACAAATGTACCCGACAACGTACTCACCACTCCCGGTGCTGCATCAGGTCCATTAGAGGGTGTATTTCTTGGTGCAGAATTTGATCAAGACAACAACCGCCATGTTGTGCCTCTCGGGAAATTACAGGATGTTCGGTTCTTGTCTTGTTTCAGGTTCAAGTTATGGTGGATGGCTCAGAAAATGGGTGATAAGGGAAGTGAAATCCCAATGGAAACACAATTTCTTCTTGTTGAAACAACAGATGGATCTCATCTCGGATCCAACGACAACaaaaatgatgataatattGTGTATGCTGTTTTCCTTCCATTAATTGAAGGTTCATTTCGAGCTGTTCTTCAGGGTAATGCTGAAGACGAGCTCGAATTATGCCTTGAAAGTGGCGATAAGGACACTGTTGGATCAGCATTTAATCAAGCAGTTTATATTCATGCTGGCAGTGATCCGTTTATCGTAATCACGGAGGCGATAAGGGCGGTGAAGTTACATCTCAAGACTTTCCGCCAACGGCACGAGAAGAAGCTCCCCAAAATTGTTGATTACTTTGGGTGGTGTACTTGGGATGCTTTTTATCAAGAAGTTACTCAAGAAGGCGTTGAAGCCGGACTCAAAAGTCTTACAGCTGGTGGTATTCCGCCAAAATTCATCATCATCGACGATGGCTGGCAGTCAGTCGGTGGTGATCCAGAAGTTGATAAACCATTGATGAGACTTACAGGATTAAAAGAAAACGAAAAATTTcagaagaaagaagatccaACATTGGGGATTAAAAACATTGTGAATATAGCTAAAGAGAAATACGGCCTGAACTATGTGTATGTATGGCACGCAATAACGGGTTATTGGGGCGGAGTCCGACCCGGAGTTAAGGGGATGGAGGAATACGGATCGGTTGTGAAGTACCCAGATATTACAAAAGGAGTGATGGAGAATGAACCGGGATGGAAAACGGATGCAATTGCGGTTCAAGGTTTGGGTTTGGTTAACCCGAAAAGTGCTTATAAGTTTTATAACGAAATGCATAGTTATTTGGCATCAGCTGGAGTGGATGGGTTGAAGGTGGATGTGCAGTGTATACTGGAGACTTTAGGGGGTGGTTTAGGGGGTCGGGTTGAGCTCACTAAACAGTATCATCAAGCTCTTGATGCTTCTGTTGCTCGGAATTTTCCTGATAATGGTTGCATTGCTTGCATGAGCCACAATACTGATGCACTTTACTG TTCAAAGCAGACGGCAGTTGTGAGAGCATCAGATGACTTCTATCCAAGAGATCCAGCTTCGCACACCATTCACATTGCTTGTGTGGCATACAACAGTGTGTTCCTTGGAGAAATTATGCTGCCTGATTGGGACATGTTCCACTCCCTTCATCCAGCAGCCGAGTATCATGGCTCAGCGAGGGCGTTGAGTGGTGGACCTGTCTATGTGAG TGATGCACCTGGCAAGCACAACTTTGATGTTCTGAGGAAGCTTGTTCTTCCCGATGGTTCAATTCTTCGTGCTCGTTTGCCTGGTCGACCTACAAAGGACTCCCTTTTCACTGATCCTTCTCGTGATGGTGTTAG CCTTTTGAAGATATGGAACATGAACAAATACACTGGTGTTCTTGGAATATACAACTGCCAAGGTGCTGCGTGGAGCACGGTTGAGAGGAAGACCACATTCCACAAAACCAACTCAGAGGCGATAACAGGCTATATCAGGGGCTGTGATGTCCATTTCATATCTGAAGCTGCCTTGGACCCCAACTGGAGTGGAGACACAGTTCTTTACTCTCATGGAAGTGCTGAGCTTGTTGTTCTCCCGTATAATGCAGCAATGCCTGTTTCTTTTAAGATCCTTGAGCACGAGACATACACTGTCACGCCTATTAAGGTCTTGGCTCCTGGCTTCAGCTTTGCACCTTTGGGGCTTATTGATATGTACAATGCTGGTGGGGCAATTGAAGGACTAAAATACGAGGTGAAGGCAGGCGCAGAATTGTCTGAACTCGAGGCTGGATATCAAGGTGAAGGAAATCTTGTGGCTGAAGATAAAATTGAGAACTTGAGCACAGAAGCAGTTGCAGTAGTGTCGATGGAAGTAAGGGGATGTGGCCGATTTGGTGTTTACTCATCTGTCAAGCCGAGGAAGTGCAGTGTGGGTGgagatatggttgattttgccTATAACTCAGAATCTGGTTTGTTAACTTTGAATCTTGATGCTATGCCTCCAGCAGATCAGAAAGTGCACATCATTGAAGTTGAAGTATAG
- the LOC101260061 gene encoding uncharacterized protein, whose translation METFEEQFDQITTLLSSNKLLAYSTLLHLQQQSGADPSLVKLLADSSSIIVSYIISDVSDNDEEIAAQALKCLGFMIYHPSIVGSITGDDARAIVDSLVEVITTSKIKSVCNLGVWCISMQQFNSLLLDENFQSLLRAIIYALDNPIGSLSITFEAMQAVMKLANTSAQNMRAMSNIWAPPVYKRLVSSDKRERDMSERCLQKVSSVILPPPVILSKALVTDLKKTLLLTMEELLNQGLKIQTLQVWRWFMCLLGPYGMKYKHLVNKLLKIPEQTFTDNDPQIQSASLVAWEGLIDSLICSQLHAPESNVLVKNPTDQRVFKGSDPTEADGFPKKIKLVMTPLVGIMSSNCDASVHVSCLNTWSYLLYKLDKLASFHSVVRTVWEPILEVIIKVGPVNKNIWSWSFCIELLDNFISAGNKDVNSMLNDHKAMRLPESAKYSWKYYPIKWSPLDLGNLEFFLNTIHGLIIHGSDITLSGEIRTVTYGAASSLFRSLLRSVKHCLKSDLITYDEVILSLNMMLKFLKSVYENMHSSDGGIDDLLPLLLQLLEAFVEELEPSTLQSPLYKVIVDFKIFETSEPVYKFKSAKIPDIGFMNCMEKVSPVAYITLLYFHAVTRATLKAPDYDIVEGKHRYVKLLLSSYEPLEILHLFVSLLYTEKMSCCFEIWVALANCLKDYIDNHNFRSLFKLQSDSPGYAITIHFLCYPFAAYSCRKVYLMLQHVIEVWKSLYVSLSRASEIGYPTLTEDLLSMLCSYFNEALTNGNLVPEPQSSVNGQDIDVLLLFGETMICAVEQASLIAKSEVNESESWRSSIIKSSLDFTSCFVKLSRAKGETNLSTSLIERRLLSSLVHFVGCLHLQKDIALFIEMMTSTLLLWLSHFEAQDSNFKDQLQQLWIQTLNCLQKTLPIIEFNSSFLQLQEPLLGKTLDHPDLVISNFTVNFWNSTFGEQTKLDYPESLLPVLDKLSRRGKIKLGKNSLLANTNDRSDVDKVTVPNRHKVPTTLHRCSKRVELVGNAANSSEGNDRIYSKSKRRHTELTEHQKEVRRAQQGRLMDCSGHGPGIRTYTSVDFSQGTEESQESQDIRDADTILEMLRKAK comes from the exons ATGGAAACCTTCGAAGAGCAATTCGATCAGATAACAACTCTTTTATCATCAAACAAACTGTTGGCTTACTCGACGCTGCTTCATCTCCAGCAACAATCCGGCGCCGATCCTTCTCTCGTTAAGCTGCTCGCCGATTCATCTTCTATCATCGTTTCCTATATTATCTCCGATGTATCCGATAACGATGAGGAAAT TGCTGCTCAGGCATTGAAGTGCTTGGGATTTATGATATATCATCCATCTATAGTTGGCTCAATTACAG GTGATGATGCCAGGGCTATTGTTGATTCTCTCGTTGAGGTTATCACAACCAGCAAGATTAAG TCTGTTTGCAACTTGGGTGTGTGGTGTATATCAATGCAGCAGTTTAACTCATTGCTTTTAGATGAAAATTTCCAGTCTTTGCTGAGGGCAATTATTTATGCCCTTGACAATCCTATTGGCTCTCTTTCAATCACATTTGAGGCAATGCAG GCTGTAATGAAGTTGGCGAATACATCAGCTCAAAATATGAGAGCCATGTCAAACATATGGGCTCCTCCAGTTTATAAAAGGCTAGTCAGCAGCGATAAAAGGGAAAGAGATATGTCAGAGCGTTGTTTACAAAAAGTCTCTAGCGTGATATTGCCTCCACCAGTAATTCTTTCTAAG GCCCTTGTCACAGATTTGAAGAAGACTTTGCTTTTGACGATGGAGGAGCTGCTGAACCAAGGCTTGAAGATTCAAACTCTACAAGTATGGAGATGGTTTATGTGTCTACTCGGACCTTATGGAATGAAATATAAGCATTTGGTCAACAAATTGCTTAAAATTCCAGAACAAACTTTTACGGACAATGATCCACAGATTCAGAGTGCTTCACTG GTGGCCTGGGAAGGTCTCATTGATTCTTTAATCTGCTCACAACTTCATGCTCCTGAAAGCAATGTACTTGTAAAGAATCCTACTGATCAAAGGGTTTTCAAAGGAAGTGATCCAACTGAAGCTGATGGATTTCCCAAAAAGATTAAACTTGTGATGACGCCCCTTGTAGGAATCATGTCAAGCAATTGTGATGCATCTGTCCATGTATCCTGCCTGAATACATGGTCTTATCTTCTGTATAAGCTCGACAAGTTAGCCAGCTTCCATTCGGTGGTTAGAACAGTTTGGGAGCCCAtcttggaagtcatcatcaagGTTGGGCCTGTCAATAAGAATATATGGTCATGGAGTTTCTGCATTGAGCTGcttgataattttatttcagCAGGAAATAAAGATGTAAATAGTATGCTAAATGACCATAAGGCAATGAGACTTCCAGAATCTGCAAAATACTCATGGAAGTATTATCCAATTAAATGGTCACCTTTGGATCTTGGTAACTTGGAGTTTTTCTTAAACACAATTCATGGTCTGATCATTCACGGGTCAGATATTACTCTGTCCGGTGAAATCAGGACAGTGACATATGGTGCTGCCTCAAGTTTGTTTCGATCTCTTCTGAGATCTGTTAAACATTGCTTGAAGTCTGACCTTATAACTTATGACGAGGTTATCTTATCTTTGAATATGATGTTAAAGTTTTTGAAGagtgtatatgaaaatatgcATTCAAGTGATGGTGGTATAGATGATTTGCTACCTCTTTTACTTCAGCTTTTGGAGGCTTTTGTTGAAGAATTAGAACCATCAACATTGCAATCCCCTCTTTACAAGGTGATAGTAGacttcaaaatttttgagaCGTCAGAACCAGTCTATAAATTCAAAAGTGCAAAGATACCAGATATCGGCTTTATGAATTGTATGGAGAAGGTCTCACCAGTTGCATATATCACTTTGCTCTATTTCCATGCAGTGACCAGAGCAACATTGAAAGCACCTGATTATGATATAGTTGAAGGGAAACACAGATATGTCAAGCTTTTGCTATCTTCATACGAGCCTTTGGAAATTCTGCATCTTTTTGTTAGTTTATTATATACAGAGAAGATGTCCTGTTGCTTTGAGATCTGGGTAGCTCTGGCGAATTGTCTGAAAGATTACATAGATAATCATAACTTCCGCTCACTTTTCAAATTGCAGTCGGATAGTCCTGGTTATGCTATAACAATACATTTCCTGTGTTATCCATTTGCTGCATATTCTTGCCGTAAGGTGTATCTCATGCTTCAGCATGTTATTGAAGTATGGAAATCACTTTATGTTTCTCTTAGCCGGGCATCAGAAATTGGTTATCCTACTCTAACTGAGGACCTGTTATCAATGCTCTGTTCATATTTCAATGAAGCATTGACCAATGGCAATCTTGTCCCTGAACCTCAGTCAAGTGTAAATGGTCAGGATATTGATGTTCTGTTATTGTTTGGAGAAACAATGATATGTGCCGTAGAACAAGCTTCTTTGATAGCAAAATCTGAAGTTAATGAGTCTGAAAGTTGGAGATCCAGTATTATCAAAAGTAGCTTGGATTTCACTTCCTG CTTCGTGAAGTTATCTAGGGCAAAGGGTGAAACTAATCTATCAACCAGCCTCATTGAGAGAAG GCTGCTATCATCACTGGTTCACTTTGTTGGCTGCTTGCACTTGCAGAAGGATATAGCATTATTCATTGAG ATGATGACCAGTACATTGCTTCTGTGGCTGTCACATTTTGAAGCTCAAGACAGTAACTTCAAAGATCAACTTCAACAGTTATGGATCCAGACACTGAACTGTTTGCAGAAAACGCTACCAATAATAGAATTCAATTCTTCTTTCCTTCAGCTCCAAGAGCCTCTTCTTGGGAAAACTCTTGATCATCCAGATCTCGTCATTTCCAACTTCACTGTTAACTTCTGGAATTCTACGTTCGGGGAGCAGACCAAGTTAGACTACCCTGAAAGCTTACTTCCAGTCCTAGACAAGCTTTCAAGGAGAGGAAAAATAAAACTCGGAAAAAACAGCCTGTTAGCCAATACTAACGACAGATCTGATGTAGATAAAGTTACAGTTCCAAATAGACACAAGGTGCCAACAACACTGCATAGGTGCTCAAAACGAGTTGAACTCGTGGGGAATGCAGCTAATAGTTCAGAAGGAAATGACAGAATTTATTCAAAGTCCAAACGAAGACACACTGAGCTGACCGAGCATCAAAAAGAAGTAAGAAGAGCACAACAAGGTCGATTAATGGATTGTAGCGGACATGGTCCGGGGATCAGGACATATACCAGTGTCGATTTCTCTCAAGGAACTGAAGAATCACAAGAAAGCCAGGACATTCGTGATGCAGATACTATTTTGGAAATGTTGCGCAAAGCTAAGTAA